One window of the Vannielia litorea genome contains the following:
- a CDS encoding DUF1992 domain-containing protein, which translates to MDHPLIDLITAKIHAAEAEGQFDDLPGAGKPLPACDDPENAVMNRILKENGGVPGFVSLSRELARLREELRETGDRTRRAEIVKEMSLAEAKIEIARRRG; encoded by the coding sequence ATGGACCACCCGTTGATCGACCTCATCACAGCCAAGATCCACGCCGCAGAGGCGGAGGGGCAGTTTGATGACCTGCCGGGCGCGGGCAAGCCGCTGCCTGCCTGCGACGACCCGGAGAACGCGGTGATGAACCGTATCCTGAAGGAGAATGGCGGGGTGCCCGGGTTTGTCTCGCTCTCGCGCGAGCTGGCGCGGTTGCGGGAAGAACTGCGCGAGACCGGCGACCGCACCCGGCGGGCCGAGATCGTCAAGGAAATGTCGCTGGCGGAGGCGAAGATCGAGATCGCCCGCCGCCGGGGTTAG
- the arsC gene encoding arsenate reductase (glutaredoxin) (This arsenate reductase requires both glutathione and glutaredoxin to convert arsenate to arsenite, after which the efflux transporter formed by ArsA and ArsB can extrude the arsenite from the cell, providing resistance.) — protein sequence MSNPVIWHNPRCSKSRETLKLLEDNGYTPEVRLYLQNPPDAEELERAAAELGVVPLAMIRRKEEPAKALSEDTPQDMLFAAMAADPIIIERPIVFFNSKAAIGRPPESVLSILD from the coding sequence ATGAGCAACCCCGTCATCTGGCACAACCCGCGCTGCTCCAAGTCGCGCGAAACGCTGAAACTGCTGGAAGATAACGGCTACACCCCCGAGGTGCGGCTCTACCTGCAAAACCCGCCCGATGCCGAAGAGCTGGAACGCGCCGCCGCCGAACTGGGCGTGGTTCCACTCGCCATGATCCGCCGCAAGGAGGAGCCTGCCAAGGCGCTCTCGGAAGACACGCCGCAGGATATGCTCTTCGCCGCCATGGCCGCTGATCCGATCATCATCGAGCGCCCCATCGTTTTCTTCAACAGCAAGGCCGCCATCGGCCGCCCGCCGGAATCCGTGCTGTCGATCCTCGATTGA
- a CDS encoding quinone-dependent dihydroorotate dehydrogenase, which produces MSLIEQLGLTALRKLDPERAHGLALKALHSPFAPLPGPVTSPRLATELAGLALPNPVGLAAGFDKNGTAMRPLARAGFGFIELGAVTPRPQPGNPKPRLFRLTEDRAAINRFGFNNEGMEVMVARLEARPQGFPIGLNLGANKDSADRAADFATVLSRCGAHLDFATVNVSSPNTEKLRDLQGADALTALLNGVIAARNVLERPIPVFLKIAPDLEAQEIEDIALVARSTGVDAIIATNTTLSRDDLQSAHAGETGGLSGAPLFEKSTRVLARLSRATEGQIPLIGVGGISTAEEAFTKITAGASAVQLYTAMVYHGISLAARIARGLDDILAARGYTHISQAIGTDREAWL; this is translated from the coding sequence GTGAGCCTGATCGAGCAACTGGGCCTGACCGCGCTCCGCAAACTTGACCCGGAGCGCGCCCACGGCCTCGCCCTCAAGGCCCTCCACAGCCCCTTCGCCCCCCTGCCCGGCCCAGTTACGTCGCCCCGCCTTGCCACCGAACTGGCGGGTCTCGCCCTGCCCAACCCGGTCGGGCTGGCAGCGGGGTTTGACAAGAACGGCACCGCGATGCGCCCGCTCGCCCGCGCAGGCTTCGGCTTCATCGAGCTGGGTGCGGTCACGCCGCGCCCGCAGCCCGGCAACCCCAAGCCCCGCCTGTTCCGGCTCACCGAGGATCGGGCCGCGATCAACCGCTTCGGCTTCAACAACGAGGGAATGGAGGTTATGGTCGCCCGGCTTGAAGCTCGGCCACAAGGCTTTCCCATCGGCCTCAACCTCGGCGCCAACAAAGACAGCGCCGACCGCGCCGCAGATTTTGCAACCGTGCTCAGCCGCTGCGGTGCGCATCTCGATTTCGCCACCGTCAACGTGAGCAGCCCCAACACCGAAAAGCTGCGCGACCTGCAAGGCGCCGACGCGCTCACCGCCTTGCTGAACGGTGTCATCGCCGCCCGCAACGTGCTGGAGCGGCCCATTCCGGTCTTCCTCAAGATCGCGCCCGATCTGGAAGCGCAGGAGATCGAGGACATCGCCCTCGTCGCCCGCAGCACCGGGGTTGATGCGATCATCGCCACCAACACCACGCTCAGCCGTGACGATCTACAAAGCGCCCACGCTGGCGAAACCGGCGGCCTCTCCGGCGCGCCCCTCTTTGAAAAATCCACCCGCGTGCTGGCCCGCCTCTCCCGCGCCACCGAGGGGCAGATCCCCCTCATCGGCGTCGGCGGCATCAGCACCGCCGAAGAGGCCTTCACCAAGATCACCGCTGGGGCCTCCGCCGTGCAGCTCTATACCGCGATGGTTTACCACGGCATCAGCCTCGCCGCCCGCATTGCCCGCGGCCTCGACGATATCCTTGCCGCGCGCGGCTACACTCACATCTCTCAGGCCATCGGCACCGACAGAGAGGCATGGCTATGA
- a CDS encoding PaaI family thioesterase produces MKTPEPVQVIKERRDMALNALVGGINFVQFLGIRFDRRGDELTAVLPYDQKLIGNPMLPALHGGATAGFLEVAAVVQLAWQELWGQIEGGPFDPERFAAEGRPRLPKTIDFSVDYLRAGLPRDAYARARVNRSGRRYASVHVEAWQDNVNRPFAQATGHFLMPQPKQDDDPSGG; encoded by the coding sequence ATGAAGACGCCGGAACCCGTGCAGGTGATCAAGGAGCGGCGAGACATGGCGCTGAACGCGCTGGTGGGCGGCATCAACTTTGTGCAGTTCCTCGGTATCCGGTTTGACCGGAGGGGCGACGAGCTGACCGCCGTGCTGCCCTACGACCAAAAGCTGATCGGCAACCCGATGCTGCCCGCGCTCCACGGTGGGGCGACGGCGGGCTTTTTGGAAGTGGCAGCGGTGGTGCAGCTGGCTTGGCAGGAGCTTTGGGGCCAGATCGAGGGCGGGCCGTTTGACCCCGAACGCTTTGCCGCCGAGGGCCGACCGCGCCTGCCGAAGACCATCGACTTTTCGGTCGATTACCTGCGCGCGGGCCTGCCGCGCGATGCCTATGCCCGCGCAAGGGTCAACCGTTCCGGTCGGCGATATGCCTCTGTTCACGTCGAGGCGTGGCAGGACAACGTGAACCGCCCCTTTGCTCAAGCCACCGGCCATTTTCTGATGCCGCAGCCAAAGCAAGATGACGACCCAAGCGGCGGCTGA
- a CDS encoding GFA family protein — translation MEGRCTCGEIRYRLTDKPLFAHCCHCTWCQRETGSAFVLNAMIERACVEVHHGAPEAVVTPSASGRGQVIHRCPRCKVALWSHYSGAGELIAFVRVGTLEESAQVPPDIHIFTETKLPWVVIPEGVPVMKEFYRRSEHWPDWALERRDRALAHRM, via the coding sequence ATGGAAGGGCGCTGCACCTGCGGAGAAATCCGCTACCGGCTGACCGACAAGCCGCTGTTTGCCCATTGCTGCCACTGCACATGGTGCCAGCGCGAAACCGGCTCGGCCTTTGTGCTGAACGCTATGATCGAGCGGGCCTGCGTGGAGGTGCATCACGGCGCGCCTGAAGCGGTTGTGACGCCGTCGGCCAGTGGCAGAGGGCAGGTCATCCATCGCTGCCCGCGCTGCAAGGTGGCACTCTGGAGCCATTACTCTGGCGCAGGCGAGCTGATTGCCTTTGTCCGGGTCGGCACGCTGGAGGAGTCTGCACAGGTGCCGCCCGACATTCACATATTCACCGAAACAAAACTGCCTTGGGTGGTGATCCCCGAAGGCGTGCCGGTGATGAAGGAGTTCTATCGCCGATCGGAGCATTGGCCCGATTGGGCGCTGGAACGGCGCGACAGGGCACTGGCGCACCGGATGTGA
- a CDS encoding DUF952 domain-containing protein — MLIYKIFRRPEWDAFRAAGLTDGAPVDVADGFIHFSTSAQVVETAAKHFSEESDLVLVSFDPDALGEALKWEPSRGGALFPHLYRRLALSEVVWDKSLPLGQAGHIFPEGVL, encoded by the coding sequence ATGCTGATCTACAAGATCTTTCGCCGCCCCGAGTGGGACGCCTTCCGCGCTGCCGGCCTGACGGATGGTGCCCCCGTCGATGTGGCTGACGGTTTCATCCACTTTTCCACCTCCGCGCAGGTGGTGGAGACCGCCGCCAAGCATTTCTCCGAGGAGTCAGACCTCGTGCTGGTCTCCTTCGACCCCGATGCGCTTGGCGAGGCCCTCAAGTGGGAGCCATCCCGCGGCGGCGCGCTCTTTCCGCACCTCTACCGGCGGCTCGCCCTCTCCGAAGTGGTGTGGGACAAGTCCCTGCCGCTTGGGCAGGCGGGCCATATCTTCCCCGAAGGCGTGCTGTGA
- a CDS encoding MATE family efflux transporter, producing MTTQAAAEAAAAGKPVTHRRILHIAVPIVISNATVPILGAVDTGVVGQLGDPVPIGAVGIGAIILTAIYWAFGFLRMGTVGLTSQAEGAGDAAEVAALLVRALLIAAAGGALLILLQYPLFAGGFALSPASPEVEEAARSYMAIRVWSAPGAIAVYGLTGWLIAKERTRGVLVIQLWMNLTNIALDFLFVLGFGWGVEGVALATFIAEWSGAGLGLWLCRDAFAGGYWKDRALVFDRVRLLHMATVNTNILLRTLMLNVIFVSFLFLGARFGDVKLAANQILLQFLYITSYALDGFAFAAEVFIGQAYGRRSPVAVRRGAVMTSLWGGGTGVVLGLAFLALGPWIIDVMTTAPGVREAARAHLGWMVLAPFVGAAAWMLDGIYIGATRSRDMRNLMFLALLCYGAAVAVLIPLMGNHGVWAALLVSFAARGVFMGWRYPALEREAAG from the coding sequence ATGACGACCCAAGCGGCGGCTGAGGCGGCTGCGGCGGGCAAGCCCGTCACTCACCGGCGTATTCTGCATATCGCGGTTCCGATCGTGATCTCCAACGCCACGGTGCCGATCCTCGGCGCGGTGGATACCGGCGTGGTCGGGCAGTTGGGCGACCCGGTGCCGATTGGCGCGGTGGGGATCGGGGCAATCATCCTGACGGCGATCTACTGGGCCTTCGGCTTTCTGAGAATGGGCACGGTGGGGCTGACGAGCCAGGCCGAAGGGGCGGGCGATGCGGCGGAGGTTGCGGCCCTGCTGGTGCGCGCGCTGCTCATCGCGGCGGCGGGCGGGGCGCTGCTGATCTTGCTTCAATATCCGCTCTTCGCGGGCGGCTTTGCGCTCTCGCCTGCCAGCCCGGAAGTGGAGGAGGCCGCGCGGAGTTACATGGCCATCCGGGTCTGGTCGGCGCCCGGCGCGATTGCGGTTTATGGCCTGACCGGCTGGCTCATTGCCAAGGAGCGCACGCGCGGTGTGCTGGTGATCCAGCTTTGGATGAATCTCACCAACATCGCGCTCGACTTCCTTTTCGTGCTGGGCTTCGGCTGGGGCGTGGAAGGGGTGGCGCTGGCGACTTTCATCGCCGAATGGTCCGGCGCCGGGCTGGGCCTGTGGCTCTGCCGCGATGCCTTTGCGGGCGGTTACTGGAAAGACCGCGCGCTGGTGTTCGACCGGGTGCGGCTGCTCCACATGGCCACCGTCAACACCAACATCCTGTTGCGGACGTTGATGCTGAACGTGATCTTCGTCTCCTTCCTCTTTCTCGGTGCCCGCTTTGGCGACGTGAAGCTGGCGGCCAACCAGATCCTGCTGCAATTTCTCTACATCACCTCCTACGCGCTCGACGGTTTTGCCTTTGCGGCGGAGGTCTTCATCGGGCAGGCATATGGGCGCAGGAGCCCGGTGGCGGTGCGTCGCGGGGCTGTGATGACGAGCCTATGGGGTGGCGGAACCGGCGTGGTGCTGGGGCTGGCCTTTTTGGCGCTGGGGCCGTGGATCATTGATGTGATGACCACCGCGCCGGGGGTGCGGGAGGCAGCGCGGGCGCATTTGGGGTGGATGGTGCTGGCGCCGTTCGTGGGCGCGGCGGCATGGATGCTCGATGGCATCTACATCGGCGCGACCCGGAGCCGCGACATGCGCAACCTGATGTTCCTCGCGCTGCTCTGCTATGGCGCGGCGGTTGCCGTGCTGATCCCGCTGATGGGCAACCATGGGGTCTGGGCGGCGCTGCTGGTGAGCTTTGCGGCGCGCGGCGTGTTCATGGGGTGGCGCTACCCGGCGCTGGAGCGGGAGGCGGCGGGGTAG
- a CDS encoding PaaI family thioesterase, which translates to MSDFSVDWVQSFIDALPYSKALGMRADEVSEGRVSISMPYAEALAGDGEVLHGGAISALMDTTSGTAVMTLPKGLGTATLDLRIDYMRAATPGQRVRASAECYHITRTVVFVRTTAWDEDESKPVATAAGAFTYGHMRAPRTPEEMQAAMQALATRQKELGQ; encoded by the coding sequence ATGAGCGATTTCAGCGTGGACTGGGTGCAGTCATTCATTGACGCCTTGCCCTATTCGAAGGCGCTCGGGATGCGGGCCGACGAGGTTTCGGAGGGGCGGGTGAGCATTTCGATGCCCTATGCGGAGGCATTGGCGGGCGATGGCGAGGTGCTGCACGGGGGCGCGATCTCGGCGCTAATGGATACCACCAGCGGCACGGCGGTGATGACGCTGCCCAAGGGGCTGGGCACGGCCACGCTCGACCTGCGGATCGACTACATGCGCGCCGCCACGCCGGGCCAGCGGGTGCGGGCCTCGGCGGAGTGCTACCATATCACCCGCACGGTGGTGTTCGTGCGCACGACCGCGTGGGACGAGGATGAGAGCAAGCCGGTCGCCACGGCGGCGGGGGCATTTACCTATGGCCACATGCGCGCCCCGCGCACGCCTGAGGAGATGCAGGCGGCGATGCAGGCGCTGGCGACCCGTCAGAAGGAGCTGGGCCAATGA
- a CDS encoding GntR family transcriptional regulator: MPDGNKPRTIDHATRDLRDRILSGALPSGMHLSETAAAEMLGMSRTPTREAMALLVEEGLLERSASGRCTVRALTRADVADAIELRGVLEGMALRLAAERGPEPDALAEAEACVEAIEEVITPGAQALDFERYATLNARFHAALARLPGSPLMERELLRAHRQPLASPSAFLGSQAGQLAFRRSLIIAQSQHRAMLAAVTAREGSRAEALGREHARLARQNFEDALSLDTGAEGHGIPGLALVCAEN; the protein is encoded by the coding sequence ATGCCAGATGGCAACAAGCCCAGAACGATCGACCACGCCACGCGCGACCTGCGAGACCGTATCCTCTCAGGCGCTCTGCCCAGCGGCATGCACTTGTCCGAAACAGCAGCCGCCGAGATGCTGGGCATGTCGCGCACGCCCACCCGCGAGGCGATGGCATTGCTGGTCGAAGAAGGACTGCTGGAGCGCAGCGCCTCGGGCCGCTGCACGGTGCGCGCCCTCACCCGAGCCGATGTGGCCGATGCCATCGAGCTGCGCGGCGTGCTGGAGGGCATGGCCCTCCGGCTGGCGGCAGAGCGCGGCCCAGAGCCCGATGCGCTGGCAGAGGCAGAGGCCTGTGTAGAGGCCATCGAAGAGGTCATCACCCCCGGCGCTCAGGCGCTCGACTTCGAGCGCTACGCCACGCTGAACGCCCGCTTTCACGCCGCGCTCGCTCGCCTGCCCGGCTCGCCGCTGATGGAGCGCGAACTGCTTCGCGCCCACCGCCAGCCCCTCGCCTCGCCCTCCGCCTTTCTCGGCTCGCAGGCTGGGCAACTGGCCTTTCGCCGCTCGCTGATCATCGCCCAGAGCCAGCACCGCGCGATGCTCGCCGCCGTCACCGCCCGCGAGGGCAGCCGCGCCGAAGCCCTCGGCCGCGAGCACGCCCGGCTGGCGCGGCAGAACTTCGAGGACGCGCTCAGCCTCGATACCGGCGCCGAGGGGCATGGTATTCCCGGCCTCGCCCTCGTCTGTGCTGAAAATTAA
- a CDS encoding glycine cleavage system protein T has protein sequence MPYALHIGPNIRKSPYFDATVADGVQGFSVYNHMFIPGHFGDPEAEYDRLLNGVAMWDVAAQRQVELKGPDAARLAQRLTPRDLDGLKVGRGRYVPICDHDGWLINDPVLLKLAEDHFWLSVADSDMHLWALAVARESGMDVQVSEPDVSPLAIQGPKAMDVADALLGGWVRDLPFFGFREVELEGIPLVVARSGWSKQGGVELYLRDGSKGVALWQRVKAAGQPFGIGPGAPNDTERLESGLISYGADMRRQCQPANPFEMRFGAMVNLDAGHGFIGRAALERIKAEGWTRERRVLEVEGAPVEGNAHPLPLLLDGTEVGTLFEMAHSRRLEINIAHGMLPRDLPEGATLTVTLPDGPRRVVPRPSSG, from the coding sequence ATGCCCTATGCCCTCCACATCGGCCCCAACATCCGCAAATCCCCCTATTTCGACGCCACGGTGGCCGACGGGGTACAAGGCTTCTCGGTCTATAATCACATGTTCATCCCCGGCCATTTCGGCGATCCCGAGGCCGAGTATGACCGGCTGCTGAACGGCGTGGCGATGTGGGATGTCGCAGCCCAGCGTCAGGTAGAACTCAAAGGCCCCGACGCCGCCCGCCTCGCCCAGCGCCTCACCCCGCGGGATCTCGACGGCCTGAAGGTCGGCCGCGGTCGCTACGTCCCGATCTGCGATCATGACGGCTGGCTCATCAACGACCCTGTGCTGCTGAAACTGGCCGAAGATCACTTCTGGCTCTCCGTCGCCGACAGCGACATGCACCTCTGGGCGCTCGCCGTGGCCCGCGAGAGTGGCATGGATGTGCAGGTCTCCGAGCCCGATGTCTCCCCGCTCGCCATTCAGGGCCCGAAGGCGATGGATGTGGCGGATGCCCTACTGGGCGGCTGGGTGCGCGATCTGCCCTTCTTCGGCTTCCGCGAGGTGGAGCTGGAGGGCATCCCGCTCGTCGTCGCCCGCTCCGGCTGGTCTAAGCAGGGCGGGGTGGAGCTTTACCTGCGGGACGGCAGCAAGGGCGTCGCATTGTGGCAACGGGTCAAGGCAGCAGGCCAGCCTTTCGGGATCGGCCCGGGCGCGCCGAATGACACAGAGCGCCTGGAGAGCGGTCTCATCTCCTACGGGGCCGACATGCGGCGCCAGTGCCAGCCCGCCAACCCCTTCGAGATGCGCTTCGGCGCGATGGTGAACCTTGATGCGGGCCATGGCTTCATCGGCCGCGCTGCGCTGGAGCGGATCAAGGCAGAAGGCTGGACCCGCGAGCGGCGCGTGCTGGAGGTCGAGGGCGCGCCGGTGGAGGGCAATGCCCATCCCCTGCCTCTGCTACTGGATGGCACCGAGGTCGGCACGCTCTTCGAGATGGCGCATTCCCGACGTCTCGAGATCAACATCGCCCACGGCATGCTGCCCCGCGATCTGCCCGAGGGTGCCACCCTCACTGTCACCCTCCCCGATGGCCCCCGCCGCGTTGTGCCCCGCCCGTCCTCTGGCTAA
- a CDS encoding SOS response-associated peptidase: MCGRFAITLPDDAMAQLFGAVPGNDLPEVPRFNVCPTTPVATVVSGEGARRLRPMRWGFIPHWYKNPTDGPLLINARAETVAEKPAFRVACRERRCIIPASGFYEWTKDSEGNRLPWYITRTDGAPMAFAAIWQDWSREGEDKVDGPTCAIVTCAATHEMAEIHHRTPVILEPDDWAKWLGEEGKGAATLMKPPDEGVVRMWRVDPKVNSNRATGEALVEPL; this comes from the coding sequence ATGTGCGGGCGGTTTGCTATCACCCTACCGGATGACGCGATGGCGCAGCTGTTCGGGGCAGTGCCGGGTAATGACTTGCCGGAAGTGCCGCGTTTCAACGTTTGCCCGACGACGCCGGTGGCGACGGTGGTGAGCGGCGAGGGGGCACGGCGGCTGAGGCCGATGCGCTGGGGGTTCATCCCGCATTGGTACAAGAACCCCACGGACGGGCCGCTGCTGATCAATGCGCGCGCCGAGACGGTGGCCGAGAAGCCCGCCTTCAGGGTGGCCTGCCGCGAGCGGCGCTGCATCATTCCGGCGAGCGGGTTTTACGAATGGACGAAGGACAGCGAGGGCAACCGGCTGCCGTGGTACATCACCCGCACCGACGGTGCGCCGATGGCCTTTGCAGCGATCTGGCAGGACTGGTCGCGCGAAGGGGAAGATAAGGTGGACGGGCCGACCTGCGCGATCGTGACCTGCGCCGCCACCCACGAGATGGCGGAGATCCATCACCGCACGCCGGTGATCCTGGAGCCGGATGACTGGGCCAAATGGCTGGGCGAGGAGGGCAAGGGCGCGGCGACACTGATGAAGCCGCCAGACGAGGGCGTGGTGCGCATGTGGCGGGTCGATCCGAAGGTCAACTCGAACCGCGCCACCGGAGAGGCGCTGGTGGAGCCGCTCTGA
- a CDS encoding bifunctional metallophosphatase/5'-nucleotidase, whose protein sequence is MSSKILSSVAALALTAGAASAEYSLTILHTNDFHARFEPISKYDGPCSVEDNDAGECFGGSARLMTAMQDAKARSNNWILVDGGDQFQGTLFYTYYKGKLAAEMMNQMGYTAMTVGNHEFDDGPEVLAGFIDAVEFPVLMSNADVSGEPLLADAIMKSTVIEQGGEKIGLIGLTPQDTDELASPGPNVIFTAPVDAVQGEVDKLTDEGVNKIIVLSHSGYVIDQTVAEGTTGVDVIVGGHSNTLLGKMDGAEGPYPTVVNGVQIVQAYAYGKFLGELNVTFDDEGVVTEAVGAPIVMSGEVVEDEATKARIAEAAQPLEEIRNRVVAEAAEAIEGNRDVCRAEECSMGNLVADAMLDRVKDQGISIAIANSGGLRASIDAGEVTMGEVLTVLPFQNTLSTFQVSGAVVKDALENGVSQVEEGAGRFPQVAGLKFSFDAAAEPGSRVSDVMVQEGEEWLPLDAEKTYGLVSNNYVRNGGDGYKMFVDAENAYDFGPDLADVTAEYIAENAPYTPYTDGRITKK, encoded by the coding sequence ATGTCCTCCAAGATCCTCTCCTCCGTGGCCGCGCTGGCGCTGACAGCCGGGGCTGCCTCTGCCGAGTATTCGCTGACCATTCTCCACACCAACGACTTTCACGCGCGCTTCGAGCCGATCTCCAAGTACGACGGCCCGTGCTCGGTGGAAGACAACGATGCCGGTGAGTGCTTTGGTGGTTCCGCCCGCCTGATGACAGCGATGCAGGATGCCAAGGCGCGGTCCAACAACTGGATCCTCGTGGATGGCGGTGACCAGTTTCAGGGCACACTCTTCTACACCTATTACAAAGGCAAGCTCGCCGCCGAGATGATGAACCAGATGGGCTACACGGCGATGACCGTGGGCAACCACGAGTTCGACGATGGCCCCGAAGTGCTTGCGGGCTTCATCGACGCGGTCGAGTTCCCGGTGCTGATGTCGAATGCCGATGTGTCGGGCGAGCCGCTGCTGGCCGATGCGATCATGAAGAGCACGGTGATCGAGCAGGGTGGCGAGAAGATCGGCCTGATCGGCCTCACCCCGCAGGACACCGATGAGTTGGCCTCTCCCGGCCCCAACGTGATCTTCACCGCGCCAGTCGATGCCGTGCAGGGCGAGGTCGACAAGCTGACCGATGAGGGCGTGAACAAGATCATCGTGCTCTCGCACTCGGGCTACGTGATCGATCAGACGGTGGCCGAGGGCACCACGGGCGTTGACGTGATCGTGGGCGGCCACTCCAACACCCTGCTGGGCAAGATGGATGGCGCCGAAGGCCCATATCCGACCGTGGTGAACGGCGTGCAGATCGTGCAGGCGTACGCCTACGGCAAGTTCCTTGGCGAGCTGAACGTGACCTTCGATGACGAAGGCGTCGTGACCGAGGCCGTGGGTGCGCCCATCGTGATGAGCGGCGAAGTGGTCGAGGACGAGGCCACCAAGGCACGCATCGCCGAGGCCGCCCAGCCGCTGGAAGAGATCCGCAACCGCGTGGTGGCCGAGGCTGCCGAAGCCATCGAGGGCAACCGCGACGTCTGCCGGGCCGAAGAGTGCTCGATGGGCAACCTCGTGGCCGACGCGATGCTCGACCGGGTGAAGGATCAGGGCATCTCCATCGCCATCGCCAACTCGGGCGGGCTGCGTGCCTCGATCGACGCGGGCGAGGTGACGATGGGCGAAGTGCTCACCGTGCTGCCGTTCCAGAACACGCTCTCGACCTTCCAGGTCTCCGGGGCCGTGGTGAAGGACGCGCTCGAGAACGGCGTGAGCCAGGTTGAAGAGGGGGCGGGCCGCTTCCCGCAGGTTGCCGGCCTGAAGTTCTCCTTTGATGCCGCCGCCGAGCCGGGCAGCCGCGTGTCGGACGTGATGGTGCAGGAAGGTGAGGAGTGGCTGCCGCTCGACGCCGAAAAGACCTATGGCCTCGTGTCCAACAACTACGTCCGCAATGGCGGCGACGGCTACAAGATGTTCGTGGATGCCGAGAACGCCTATGACTTCGGGCCGGACCTTGCCGATGTGACCGCCGAGTACATCGCCGAGAACGCGCCCTACACGCCCTACACCGATGGGCGGATCACCAAGAAGTAA
- a CDS encoding cytochrome P450: MSDTATDVQAAGKPVPVDETITLEALSRDPYPIYERLRRETPVVRVPKMNRILLTKWADTKYVKDNPQIFSSNDPITPMHRAFRAHTLMRKDGEAHKCERMAMQGAFSPKVITQDWVPRYQQVAEEYLDRLPNGEVVDLFPMLAAPYAARGLAVLLGTEEASDEEMIRWSQSLIDGAGNFGEDEAIFARSEAANDEMDALFTRIEARHKESPNNSAFSVMLNAENPIPLSQIWANIKIAIGGGINEPRDALCTILCGLLTNPDQLEQVKANGDWVKAFEEGVRWVAPISVSGRYVLEDTVIRGFHIPAKSTVMTCQASANWDEEVFEDGHLYNVYRKDNPHQSFGNGPHFCQGTHVARRAVGQVMLPMIFEKYPNIRLAEPEDVRWGGWGFRGPLNLPVVLG, from the coding sequence ATGAGCGATACAGCAACCGACGTGCAGGCAGCTGGCAAACCGGTGCCGGTGGATGAAACCATCACACTGGAGGCCCTGAGCCGCGATCCCTATCCGATCTACGAGCGGCTCCGGCGTGAGACACCCGTGGTGCGGGTGCCGAAGATGAACCGCATCCTGCTGACCAAATGGGCCGACACGAAGTATGTGAAGGACAACCCGCAGATCTTTTCATCGAATGACCCGATCACGCCGATGCACCGGGCTTTCCGCGCGCACACGCTGATGCGCAAGGACGGCGAGGCGCACAAGTGCGAGCGGATGGCGATGCAGGGGGCCTTCAGCCCCAAGGTCATCACCCAGGATTGGGTGCCGCGCTACCAGCAGGTGGCGGAGGAGTATCTTGACCGGCTGCCCAATGGTGAGGTGGTGGATCTCTTCCCGATGCTCGCCGCCCCCTATGCGGCGCGCGGCCTTGCGGTGCTGCTGGGCACTGAAGAGGCGAGCGACGAGGAGATGATCCGCTGGAGCCAGTCGCTGATCGACGGGGCCGGCAACTTTGGCGAGGACGAGGCGATCTTTGCCCGTTCGGAAGCCGCCAATGACGAGATGGATGCGCTCTTCACCCGCATCGAGGCGCGGCACAAGGAGAGCCCGAACAACTCGGCCTTCTCGGTGATGTTGAACGCCGAGAACCCGATCCCGCTCAGCCAGATCTGGGCCAATATCAAGATCGCCATCGGCGGCGGCATAAACGAGCCGCGCGACGCGCTTTGCACCATTCTCTGCGGTCTGCTGACCAACCCGGATCAGCTTGAGCAGGTGAAGGCGAATGGCGACTGGGTGAAAGCCTTTGAGGAAGGGGTGCGCTGGGTCGCGCCAATCTCGGTTTCAGGCCGCTATGTGCTGGAGGATACCGTGATCCGGGGCTTCCACATTCCGGCCAAGAGCACGGTGATGACCTGTCAGGCCTCGGCCAACTGGGATGAAGAGGTGTTCGAGGATGGCCACCTGTACAATGTCTATCGCAAGGACAACCCGCACCAGAGCTTCGGCAATGGCCCGCACTTCTGCCAAGGCACCCATGTAGCGCGCCGGGCGGTGGGGCAGGTGATGCTGCCGATGATCTTCGAGAAATACCCGAACATCCGGCTGGCCGAACCGGAGGATGTCAGGTGGGGAGGCTGGGGCTTCCGCGGCCCGCTCAACCTGCCGGTGGTGCTGGGGTAG